A stretch of Gemmatimonas aurantiaca T-27 DNA encodes these proteins:
- a CDS encoding anthranilate synthase component II, with amino-acid sequence MLLVIDNYDSFTYNLVQYFGELGEQIEVHRNDALTVDQVGDMQPDAIVVSPGPCSPREAGISVDVIRRYGGQIPLLGVCLGHQAIGEAYGGDVVRASRVMHGKMSQLVHDGTGLFANVPSPFGVMRYHSLVVKRETLPADLLVTAVATDDATEIHALQHRTHPVWGVQFHPESILTEHGRTLLVNFLAMARTVVAGRV; translated from the coding sequence ATGCTGCTCGTCATCGACAACTACGACTCGTTCACGTACAACCTGGTCCAGTACTTCGGCGAGCTCGGCGAGCAGATCGAGGTGCACCGCAATGACGCGCTCACCGTCGACCAGGTGGGTGACATGCAGCCCGACGCGATCGTGGTGTCGCCCGGACCGTGCTCCCCGCGTGAGGCCGGTATCTCGGTGGACGTGATCCGGCGCTACGGCGGCCAGATCCCGCTGCTGGGCGTGTGCCTGGGGCACCAGGCCATCGGCGAGGCCTACGGCGGCGATGTGGTACGCGCCTCGCGTGTCATGCACGGCAAGATGTCGCAGTTGGTGCACGACGGCACCGGCCTCTTCGCCAATGTGCCGTCGCCCTTTGGCGTGATGCGCTACCACTCCCTCGTGGTGAAGCGTGAGACGCTGCCCGCCGACCTGCTGGTGACCGCGGTGGCCACCGATGACGCCACGGAGATTCATGCACTCCAGCACCGCACCCATCCGGTGTGGGGTGTGCAATTCCACCCCGAGTCGATTCTCACCGAGCACGGCCGTACGCTGCTGGTGAATTTCCTGGCCATGGCGAGAACAGTGGTCGCAGGACGCGTGTAG
- the lptC gene encoding LPS export ABC transporter periplasmic protein LptC translates to MHIGPFAARVRDASWQRLTGRAMMVMAGVVMLAGAACPRKGKAKAKAPVAAKSLLPDSADQIAFGARVVLTDKGVSKGELLADTSFTYDDGTRLELRRINLTFYNSLGQKDGVMTSRAGTYNMRLSRIEARGDVVVVREDGKRLTSQQLVFDQVRNQFFTDSAFVLNEPNKVFTGMGFESDPRLTNFRCLKECKGAAPVQVPTR, encoded by the coding sequence ATGCACATCGGGCCTTTTGCGGCACGCGTACGTGACGCGTCCTGGCAGCGCCTGACAGGACGCGCCATGATGGTCATGGCCGGTGTGGTGATGCTGGCGGGAGCGGCCTGTCCGCGCAAAGGCAAGGCCAAAGCCAAGGCACCGGTGGCGGCCAAGTCGCTGTTGCCCGATTCGGCCGATCAGATTGCCTTCGGGGCTCGGGTGGTGCTGACCGATAAAGGGGTGAGTAAAGGCGAGCTGCTCGCCGATACCTCGTTCACCTACGACGATGGCACCCGTCTCGAACTGCGGCGGATCAATCTCACGTTCTACAATTCGCTGGGGCAGAAGGACGGTGTCATGACCTCGCGCGCCGGGACCTACAACATGCGACTCTCGCGCATCGAAGCGCGGGGTGATGTGGTGGTGGTGCGTGAGGACGGCAAGCGTCTCACTTCCCAGCAGCTCGTGTTCGATCAGGTTCGCAATCAGTTCTTCACGGATTCGGCGTTTGTGTTGAACGAACCGAACAAGGTGTTCACAGGCATGGGCTTCGAGTCCGATCCGCGCCTGACCAACTTCCGCTGCCTCAAGGAGTGCAAGGGCGCAGCGCCGGTGCAGGTACCCACGCGGTGA
- a CDS encoding Ig-like domain-containing protein, producing the protein MSTSSLISGTSCKRGWVTALCMPFLLLASCRDTPISVCTAELTVVVESSRQTLRVGDTTTASASATTCGGTRPVHYVWRYSSSDSTIARIDSVTGLVRAAGLGNATIRAERNAIPMGFLAITVTP; encoded by the coding sequence ATGTCCACGTCGAGCTTGATCAGCGGCACGTCATGCAAGCGGGGGTGGGTGACCGCACTCTGCATGCCGTTCCTCCTACTGGCCTCCTGCAGAGATACTCCGATTTCCGTTTGTACCGCAGAGCTTACAGTCGTTGTCGAGAGCAGCAGGCAAACACTACGCGTGGGAGACACGACCACGGCCAGCGCTTCCGCCACCACATGCGGGGGCACTAGGCCAGTCCACTACGTCTGGCGATACAGCAGTAGCGATTCTACGATCGCCAGAATCGACTCCGTGACCGGTCTGGTCCGGGCTGCAGGCCTAGGAAACGCCACAATCCGCGCAGAGCGCAATGCCATCCCCATGGGCTTTCTCGCCATCACGGTAACGCCCTGA
- a CDS encoding TerC family protein — MPTTTWWIGFNALVLVLLALDLGVFNRKAHAVSVKEALGWSVVWISLAISFGLWIGHEMGRQSMLEFYAGYLVEQALSVDNLFVFILIFGYFRIPAELQHRVLFWGILGALLMRGAMIGAGAVLIAQFHWVIYIFGAFLVITGIRMAMGGNEEIEPEANPVIRLVRRIIPITTRFHGEHFFVRESLTPGGAVRLMATPLFVVLVLVETTDVVFAVDSIPAIFGVTRNPFLVYTSNVFAILGLRSMYFVLANVITKFHLLKYGLSVVLVFVGVKMLVSEIRPIGIGVSLGVVAAVLIGSVLLSLVIPPKARS, encoded by the coding sequence ATGCCGACAACGACGTGGTGGATTGGCTTCAACGCCCTGGTGCTGGTGCTCCTGGCCCTCGATCTCGGGGTGTTCAATCGCAAGGCGCACGCGGTGTCGGTCAAGGAGGCCCTCGGCTGGAGCGTGGTCTGGATCTCGCTTGCCATTTCGTTCGGGCTGTGGATTGGCCACGAAATGGGACGCCAGTCGATGCTGGAGTTTTATGCCGGCTATCTGGTGGAACAGGCGCTGTCGGTGGACAACCTGTTCGTGTTCATCCTGATCTTCGGCTACTTCCGGATTCCGGCCGAGTTGCAGCATCGCGTGCTGTTCTGGGGCATTCTCGGCGCGCTGCTGATGCGCGGGGCCATGATCGGGGCCGGCGCGGTGCTGATCGCGCAGTTCCACTGGGTCATCTACATCTTCGGGGCGTTCCTGGTCATCACCGGTATCCGGATGGCCATGGGGGGCAATGAAGAAATCGAGCCAGAGGCCAACCCGGTCATTCGGCTCGTCCGCCGAATCATTCCCATCACCACCCGCTTCCACGGCGAGCACTTCTTCGTGCGGGAGTCGCTCACACCGGGCGGCGCCGTTCGGTTGATGGCGACTCCGCTGTTCGTGGTGTTGGTGCTGGTGGAGACCACCGATGTGGTGTTCGCCGTGGATTCCATCCCGGCCATTTTTGGTGTGACCCGGAACCCGTTTCTGGTCTATACCTCGAACGTGTTCGCCATTCTGGGACTGCGTTCGATGTACTTCGTGCTCGCCAACGTGATCACCAAGTTCCACCTGCTCAAGTACGGGCTCTCGGTGGTGCTGGTGTTCGTGGGCGTGAAGATGCTGGTGTCGGAGATCCGGCCCATTGGCATCGGGGTGTCGCTTGGTGTGGTGGCGGCGGTGCTGATCGGCAGTGTGCTGCTGTCGCTGGTCATCCCGCCGAAAGCGCGGTCCTGA
- a CDS encoding CTP synthase yields MSTILTPPGQASAPKYIFVTGGVVSSLGKGIAAASLGRLLVERGFRVTMMKLDPYLNVDPGTMSPFQHGEVFVTDDGAETDLDLGHYERFLDRPLSQANNITTGRIYSNVITKERRGEYLGSTVQVIPHITDEIKNAVKRIAPGNDVVLVEIGGTVGDIESLPFLEAIRQFRREVGKENALFVHLTLVPYIAAAGEVKTKPTQHSVRELMEIGIQPDFLICRSEKPLQDDVKRKIGLFCNVDFGAVIESPDVPTIYEIPLSFEQQGFADRVMERLRLTAPTPDLSAWRSMVQRVTNPRERVRICVVGKYTDYIDSYKSVQEALIHGGIANDVGVDLAWTSSDNFTSPEKAREILSQYHGLLVPGGFGVRGVEGMIEAIRAAREMQLPFFGICLGMQVAIIEFSRNVLGLDDSHSSEFAPECSNPVVSLMDSQREVTDKGGSMRLGAYPCRLQRGSRAAEIYGQPEVSERHRHRYEVSNRYRERFIEHGMRLSGLSPDETLVEMIELPTHPWFIGCQFHPELQSRPLRPHPLFAGFVAASARRRREQDAASATEAVSPPLEHVAQ; encoded by the coding sequence ATGTCCACCATCCTCACCCCTCCGGGTCAGGCGTCTGCCCCGAAGTACATCTTCGTGACCGGCGGTGTCGTGTCGTCGCTGGGCAAGGGAATCGCCGCCGCATCGCTGGGCCGACTGCTCGTCGAGCGCGGCTTCCGCGTGACCATGATGAAGCTCGATCCCTATCTCAATGTGGATCCGGGCACCATGTCACCGTTCCAGCACGGCGAAGTGTTTGTCACCGATGACGGCGCCGAAACCGATCTCGACCTCGGTCACTACGAGCGCTTTCTCGACCGGCCGCTCTCCCAGGCCAACAACATCACCACCGGGCGCATCTACTCGAACGTGATCACCAAGGAACGCCGCGGCGAATACCTCGGCTCCACGGTGCAGGTCATTCCGCACATCACCGACGAGATCAAGAACGCCGTCAAGCGCATCGCACCGGGCAATGATGTGGTGCTCGTGGAAATCGGTGGCACGGTGGGCGACATCGAATCGCTGCCGTTCCTCGAAGCCATTCGTCAGTTCCGTCGCGAAGTGGGCAAGGAAAACGCGCTGTTTGTGCACCTCACACTGGTGCCGTACATCGCGGCGGCCGGTGAAGTGAAGACCAAGCCCACGCAGCATTCCGTGCGCGAGCTGATGGAAATCGGTATCCAGCCCGACTTCCTCATCTGCCGCAGCGAGAAGCCGCTGCAGGACGATGTGAAGCGCAAGATCGGTTTGTTCTGCAACGTCGACTTCGGCGCTGTCATCGAAAGCCCCGATGTGCCGACCATCTACGAAATCCCGCTGTCGTTCGAGCAGCAGGGCTTTGCCGATCGGGTCATGGAACGTCTGCGACTCACCGCACCCACGCCCGATCTTTCGGCCTGGCGCAGCATGGTGCAGCGCGTGACCAATCCGCGTGAGCGTGTGCGCATCTGCGTGGTGGGCAAGTACACCGACTACATCGACAGCTACAAGAGCGTGCAGGAAGCGCTGATCCACGGTGGCATCGCGAATGATGTCGGTGTGGACCTGGCGTGGACCTCCAGCGACAACTTCACCTCGCCGGAAAAGGCGCGCGAAATCCTGTCGCAGTACCATGGTTTGCTGGTGCCCGGTGGATTTGGCGTGCGTGGTGTGGAAGGCATGATCGAAGCCATCCGTGCGGCCCGCGAGATGCAGTTGCCGTTCTTCGGCATCTGCCTCGGCATGCAGGTGGCCATCATCGAGTTCTCGCGCAATGTGCTCGGACTCGACGACAGTCACTCCAGCGAGTTTGCGCCGGAGTGCAGCAACCCGGTCGTGTCGCTCATGGACTCGCAGCGCGAAGTCACCGACAAGGGCGGCAGCATGCGCCTGGGTGCGTACCCGTGCCGTCTGCAGCGCGGCTCACGCGCCGCCGAGATTTACGGACAGCCGGAAGTCAGCGAACGCCATCGTCATCGTTACGAGGTGTCGAACCGGTATCGCGAGCGGTTCATCGAACACGGCATGCGTCTCAGTGGACTGTCGCCCGACGAGACGTTGGTGGAGATGATCGAACTGCCCACCCATCCGTGGTTCATCGGGTGCCAGTTCCATCCGGAGCTGCAGTCCCGTCCACTGCGTCCGCATCCGCTGTTCGCCGGCTTTGTGGCCGCATCGGCACGTCGGCGCCGGGAACAGGACGCCGCGTCCGCGACGGAGGCCGTGTCGCCGCCGCTCGAACACGTCGCGCAGTGA
- a CDS encoding KdsC family phosphatase yields the protein MRDSLPPLVVDTPRIDPALARRIRLVCFDVDGVLTDGGIYLGAGTNEARAPFELKRYDIQDGLGTVLLRSCGLELAIITGRVSDSVAQRARELQIETCIQDRHARKLPALQTLCTQRGITLDQVAFVGDDLPDLAVMRVVGLPVAVGNAVPEVRRTAKLHLQKHGGHGAVREFTEALLDARGEWIDAVERYVQSRSVPVEGTADVGASA from the coding sequence ATGCGTGATTCGTTGCCGCCGCTCGTGGTGGACACGCCGCGCATCGATCCTGCGCTGGCGCGACGCATACGCCTCGTGTGTTTCGACGTGGATGGTGTGCTCACCGATGGTGGCATCTATCTCGGCGCCGGCACCAACGAAGCCCGCGCACCGTTCGAACTGAAGCGCTACGATATTCAGGACGGTCTGGGCACCGTGTTGCTTCGCTCGTGTGGACTCGAACTGGCCATCATCACCGGCCGTGTCTCCGACAGCGTCGCGCAGCGCGCCCGTGAACTGCAGATCGAAACGTGTATCCAGGATCGCCACGCCAGAAAGCTGCCGGCGTTGCAGACCCTGTGCACGCAGCGGGGCATCACGTTGGATCAGGTGGCGTTTGTCGGCGATGATCTGCCCGACCTCGCCGTCATGCGCGTGGTCGGCCTTCCCGTGGCGGTCGGCAATGCCGTTCCGGAAGTGCGACGCACGGCAAAGCTGCACCTGCAGAAACACGGTGGCCATGGCGCGGTACGTGAATTCACCGAAGCCCTGCTCGACGCGCGCGGCGAATGGATCGACGCCGTGGAGCGATATGTGCAAAGCCGCAGTGTGCCGGTCGAAGGCACGGCCGACGTGGGGGCGAGCGCATGA
- the kdsA gene encoding 3-deoxy-8-phosphooctulonate synthase — translation MSDDRMTSQLPADRLFLIAGPCQLEDDALNLRVGETLARLAEQVPGGIIYKASFDKANRSNVDGVRGPGLQEGLAALDRVRVATGLPILTDVHEASQCAAAGQVVDVLQIPAFLCRQTDLLLAAGATGKAVNVKKGQWMHPEGMRGAIRKVEAGAVLAGREAGALAVTERGTFFGYGDLVVDMRSFARMREACGVPAIFDATHSVQRPGQGAGGTSGGAREFIPSLTLAAIASGAQGLFLETHPDPDRAPSDGPNMIPLHELGDLVARAVDIWDRVTR, via the coding sequence GTGAGCGACGATCGTATGACATCGCAGCTTCCGGCCGATCGACTGTTCCTGATTGCGGGCCCCTGTCAGCTCGAAGATGATGCGCTCAACCTGCGCGTCGGCGAGACGCTGGCTCGCCTCGCCGAACAGGTGCCGGGTGGCATCATCTACAAGGCCAGCTTCGACAAGGCGAACCGGTCCAACGTGGATGGCGTGCGTGGACCGGGGCTTCAGGAAGGACTCGCCGCACTCGATCGTGTGCGTGTTGCCACCGGATTGCCCATCCTCACCGATGTGCACGAAGCCTCGCAGTGCGCGGCAGCGGGGCAGGTCGTGGACGTATTGCAGATCCCGGCGTTCCTCTGCCGTCAGACCGACTTGCTGCTGGCCGCTGGAGCGACGGGCAAGGCGGTGAACGTGAAGAAGGGGCAGTGGATGCACCCCGAAGGCATGCGCGGCGCGATTCGCAAGGTGGAAGCCGGTGCGGTGCTGGCCGGCCGTGAAGCCGGCGCGTTGGCGGTGACCGAGCGCGGCACCTTCTTCGGGTACGGAGACCTAGTCGTCGACATGCGCAGCTTTGCCCGCATGCGTGAGGCCTGCGGTGTGCCGGCCATCTTTGATGCGACCCACAGTGTGCAGCGGCCAGGGCAGGGCGCCGGCGGCACGAGTGGTGGCGCGCGCGAGTTCATTCCGTCGCTGACGCTGGCCGCCATCGCCTCCGGCGCGCAGGGACTGTTCCTCGAGACACACCCCGACCCCGATCGTGCGCCCAGCGATGGGCCCAACATGATCCCGCTTCACGAACTCGGCGATCTCGTGGCCCGTGCCGTCGACATCTGGGACCGTGTCACCCGATGA
- the ispF gene encoding 2-C-methyl-D-erythritol 2,4-cyclodiphosphate synthase, with protein sequence MSLLLRVGIGYDSHRFGEGGPMRLGGIDIPSDRHCAGHSDGDAICHAVTDALLGAAGLGDIGEMFPDTDAANKGKDSVVMLEAAVSRLHAAGWRVGNVDITVITQQPKIGPHRAAMRDRLATVLGVNSTEVFVKGKTNEGLGWIGREEGLGVIATATILAIGSSTL encoded by the coding sequence ATGAGTCTTTTGTTGCGTGTGGGGATCGGCTACGACTCGCATCGGTTTGGCGAAGGGGGCCCGATGCGATTGGGCGGTATCGATATCCCGTCCGACCGGCATTGTGCAGGCCATTCGGATGGAGATGCCATCTGTCATGCGGTGACCGATGCGCTGCTCGGGGCCGCAGGGCTTGGCGACATCGGAGAGATGTTTCCCGATACGGATGCGGCCAACAAAGGCAAGGATTCCGTGGTCATGCTCGAAGCCGCGGTGTCAAGACTGCACGCGGCAGGCTGGCGCGTGGGCAACGTGGACATCACGGTCATCACACAACAACCCAAGATTGGCCCGCACCGCGCGGCCATGCGCGACCGACTGGCCACCGTGCTGGGCGTGAACAGCACAGAAGTCTTCGTGAAGGGTAAGACCAACGAAGGACTCGGGTGGATCGGTCGCGAAGAAGGCCTCGGCGTCATTGCCACAGCCACGATTCTGGCCATCGGCTCCAGCACCCTCTGA
- the xerD gene encoding site-specific tyrosine recombinase XerD: protein MRESAPDAPSEAERALRRGFHLQAFEDALQIEEGASPRTIEAYRRDVIRCAAQMRAMGITQAKDITPAALREFVYHLKDLGLAGSSIRRNISALRTWFRIMVAEGLVTTDPTERLDSPQRWRTLPEVLSVDEVTRLLAAPGLDERLAFRDRAMLELAYGAGLRVSEWIGMSVKDVMLEDSLVRVLGKGNKERLVPIGRSAIGAVAVYLRELRPVLERGGGKGILFLNGRGAPLSRMGAWKLVRKYVGMAGIEKPVSPHTLRHSFATHLLEGGADLRAVQEMLGHADIATTQIYTHVDREYLRSVHRQFHPRA, encoded by the coding sequence ATGCGTGAGTCCGCGCCCGACGCGCCATCGGAAGCAGAGCGCGCGCTGCGTCGCGGCTTTCATCTGCAGGCCTTCGAAGACGCGTTGCAGATCGAAGAGGGCGCATCGCCACGCACGATCGAAGCCTATCGCCGCGACGTGATCCGCTGCGCCGCGCAAATGCGCGCCATGGGCATCACCCAGGCCAAGGACATCACGCCGGCGGCACTGCGTGAGTTCGTGTACCACCTCAAGGATCTGGGCCTCGCCGGCAGCTCCATCCGTCGCAACATCTCGGCGCTGCGCACCTGGTTCCGCATCATGGTGGCAGAAGGACTGGTGACCACCGATCCCACCGAGCGGCTCGATAGCCCGCAGCGGTGGCGTACGTTGCCCGAGGTATTGTCGGTGGACGAAGTCACCCGCCTGCTCGCAGCCCCCGGACTCGACGAGCGTCTCGCGTTTCGTGATCGCGCCATGCTGGAGCTGGCCTACGGCGCCGGTCTGCGGGTGTCGGAGTGGATCGGCATGTCGGTGAAGGACGTGATGCTCGAGGACAGTCTGGTGCGGGTCCTGGGCAAGGGTAACAAGGAACGTCTGGTGCCCATTGGTCGGAGCGCGATTGGCGCTGTCGCGGTGTACCTGCGCGAATTGCGGCCCGTACTCGAGCGAGGCGGTGGCAAAGGCATTCTGTTTCTCAATGGCCGCGGGGCACCGTTGTCGCGCATGGGTGCCTGGAAGCTCGTCCGTAAGTACGTGGGGATGGCGGGGATCGAAAAGCCCGTGTCGCCACACACGCTCCGTCACTCCTTTGCCACGCACCTGCTCGAAGGGGGCGCGGACCTCCGTGCGGTGCAGGAGATGCTCGGGCATGCCGATATCGCCACCACGCAGATCTACACTCACGTGGACCGTGAGTATCTGCGCAGTGTGCATCGCCAGTTTCACCCGCGCGCCTGA
- the kdsB gene encoding 3-deoxy-manno-octulosonate cytidylyltransferase yields MPVLAVIPARLGATRLPRKPLRLLGGEPIVVRVYQRVVQLGVADHCVVATDHPEVQEACARHGIPVVMTRADHPSGTDRVAEVAAQPEFSSFDVLLNVQGDEPFVSREALAGAVEIVTSGLAPIGTAAVPVSVDTLQRPDVVKVVCADDRRALYFSRAAIPFLRDASDAAVLAPLVRQHVGVYAYARQALQQWVSWPPHPLELIERLEQLRPLAHGLSIGVTTVAATEGGIDTEDDLVRANTHWDVLHAANSSAYRSA; encoded by the coding sequence ATGCCAGTTCTCGCGGTGATTCCGGCGCGCCTTGGCGCGACCAGGCTGCCCCGCAAGCCGCTTCGCCTCCTCGGAGGTGAACCCATCGTGGTCCGGGTCTACCAGCGTGTGGTACAGCTGGGCGTCGCCGATCACTGTGTCGTCGCCACCGACCATCCCGAAGTGCAGGAAGCCTGCGCCCGACATGGTATCCCGGTGGTCATGACCCGGGCGGACCACCCCAGCGGCACGGATCGGGTCGCTGAGGTCGCCGCCCAACCGGAGTTTTCCAGTTTTGACGTCCTCCTCAATGTGCAAGGAGACGAGCCGTTTGTCTCCCGGGAAGCCCTCGCCGGCGCGGTGGAAATCGTGACGTCGGGGCTGGCACCCATCGGGACCGCCGCCGTGCCGGTGTCTGTGGACACATTGCAGCGACCGGATGTCGTGAAGGTGGTATGCGCCGACGACCGGCGCGCCCTCTATTTTTCACGGGCGGCGATTCCGTTCCTGCGGGACGCCTCCGATGCGGCGGTGCTCGCACCGCTCGTCCGGCAACACGTGGGGGTCTATGCCTATGCGCGGCAGGCGCTGCAGCAATGGGTCAGTTGGCCTCCACACCCGCTCGAGCTGATCGAGCGGCTCGAACAACTCCGTCCTCTCGCGCACGGCTTGTCGATCGGTGTCACCACCGTCGCAGCCACCGAAGGGGGCATCGATACCGAAGACGACTTGGTGCGTGCCAACACGCATTGGGACGTCCTGCATGCTGCCAATTCGTCGGCGTATCGTTCCGCATGA
- a CDS encoding KpsF/GutQ family sugar-phosphate isomerase, translating into MTASDTTTILERGRRVLALEAEALRASETALGDEFVHAVQLLTECRGRVIVAGVGKSGLVARKMAATFTSTGTPAMFLHPVESVHGDLGIVGPDDVAILISKSGESDELLGLIEALARLGVRMIAMTAVAGSRLARHADVTLDLLVKEEACPHDLAPTTSTTVTMALGDALAVAVLQQKGFRAEDFARFHPGGALGRKLLTRVRDVMEQTNLPTLDRQATMREAVVLLAGRRGIAVVVEQGRVSGVVTAGDLTRLLERQADVLSMPVASVMSATPRLAVDHELGSAVVHRMETHGIMAMPVIDADERLVGVVHLHDLMRAGAV; encoded by the coding sequence ATGACCGCGTCGGACACGACCACCATTCTCGAGCGCGGCCGTCGTGTGCTGGCGCTCGAGGCCGAAGCGCTGCGTGCATCCGAGACCGCACTGGGCGATGAGTTTGTGCACGCCGTGCAGTTACTCACCGAATGCCGCGGCCGTGTGATTGTCGCCGGTGTGGGCAAGTCGGGACTCGTGGCCCGCAAGATGGCGGCGACGTTCACGTCGACGGGCACACCGGCCATGTTCCTGCATCCCGTGGAGAGTGTGCACGGTGACCTGGGCATTGTCGGCCCCGACGATGTGGCCATTCTCATCTCCAAGAGTGGCGAAAGCGACGAGCTGCTCGGACTCATCGAAGCCTTGGCGCGCCTTGGGGTGCGGATGATCGCGATGACGGCGGTGGCCGGATCACGTCTGGCCCGCCACGCCGATGTCACGCTCGATTTGCTGGTGAAGGAGGAGGCGTGCCCGCACGACCTCGCGCCCACGACCAGCACCACCGTCACCATGGCGCTGGGTGATGCGCTGGCAGTGGCGGTATTACAGCAGAAAGGCTTCCGGGCCGAAGACTTTGCCCGGTTCCATCCGGGCGGCGCATTGGGCCGCAAGTTGCTCACGCGGGTACGAGATGTGATGGAGCAAACCAATCTCCCAACGCTGGATCGGCAGGCGACCATGCGGGAAGCGGTCGTCCTGCTGGCTGGACGCCGCGGTATCGCCGTGGTGGTGGAACAGGGACGCGTATCCGGGGTCGTCACGGCAGGCGACCTGACACGACTGCTGGAGCGACAGGCCGATGTGCTGTCGATGCCGGTCGCGTCGGTGATGTCAGCTACACCGCGACTGGCGGTGGATCATGAACTGGGGAGTGCTGTAGTGCATCGCATGGAAACGCATGGCATCATGGCAATGCCGGTGATTGACGCCGACGAGCGACTGGTCGGCGTCGTGCACCTGCACGATCTCATGCGCGCGGGAGCGGTGTGA
- a CDS encoding DedA family protein, which translates to MLELLDWLTSLPDPLMYGAIMLAAFAENVFPPLPADTVIALGAFVAARGNGTALGVWSATMVGNIGGAMFMYWIGHRYGLPWLSRRFPALLPPDMSERFANRFATQGMFAVVVSRFLPAVRAVVPPVAGALGIGAVRAGIAMSLASGAWYGLVCLLAFRAGANAEAVLIRIAGQQRMIGAIAVGIALVVALVWWWRTRGRRSEAPDA; encoded by the coding sequence ATGCTTGAATTGCTCGACTGGCTGACGTCGCTGCCGGATCCGCTAATGTATGGCGCGATCATGCTCGCGGCATTTGCCGAAAACGTGTTTCCACCACTGCCGGCCGACACGGTGATTGCGCTCGGTGCCTTCGTGGCTGCCCGTGGCAATGGCACGGCGCTGGGTGTGTGGAGCGCGACGATGGTGGGCAATATCGGCGGGGCGATGTTCATGTACTGGATTGGTCACCGGTACGGACTGCCGTGGCTTTCGCGCCGTTTTCCCGCACTGTTGCCGCCCGATATGAGCGAGCGGTTTGCCAATCGATTTGCCACCCAGGGCATGTTTGCCGTGGTGGTGAGTCGTTTTCTGCCAGCCGTTCGGGCCGTGGTTCCGCCGGTGGCGGGTGCGTTGGGTATTGGCGCGGTGCGCGCCGGCATCGCCATGTCCTTGGCTTCGGGCGCCTGGTACGGACTGGTCTGTCTGTTGGCGTTTCGCGCGGGAGCCAACGCCGAAGCGGTGCTCATCCGCATTGCGGGTCAGCAGCGCATGATCGGCGCGATCGCCGTGGGCATCGCACTGGTGGTGGCGTTGGTGTGGTGGTGGCGTACGCGTGGTCGTCGGAGCGAAGCGCCCGATGCGTGA